One genomic segment of Choristoneura fumiferana chromosome Z, NRCan_CFum_1, whole genome shotgun sequence includes these proteins:
- the LOC141429882 gene encoding carboxylic ester hydrolase-like: MSSGWLVVSVALACAGASLAGREARLVTTTQGPVRGYRALQGDHFEFHGIPYATVPTGAHRFMAPLPGPVWLQPLEATNNYTICPQFNRIPQTEFVIKEDCLIANVYVPDTNEKNLPVLVIVHGGAYQVGFGNMMQPRGLMESKKIVAVTFNYRLGVHGFLCLGTADAPGNAGMKDQVALLRWVKKNIGKFGGNPDDVTMAGYSAGSSSVDLLLVSKMARGLFNKVIPESGANVGAWSVQIDPLENAKMYAKELGFENVDDIYALEEFYKSASLESLASTAFLDRKDSSFVFSPCVERNTGVDIFLDDSPVNIIKQGKYKKVPVLYGFSNMEGLFRLNLFESWKDEMNSNFSMFLPIDLEFKNTEQREEVANVIKEFYFGSKPVGYDTILSYIDYFSDVIFAYPTLRSTKLQVEAGSKLIYLYEYSYPISIFSSFFKPDPIPEYLKNVRGARHVAQTDAVLDSALAPPEDGDLTEQYIKHKKVMKELWVNFVTTGKPSSEDESASKLGAWAPADAECAPHAALGERLEVRGDLLGARRRFWEDVYGRHYRHPQPPPTPPARHTEL; encoded by the exons ATGTCGTCGGGTTGGCTCGTAGTGAGCGTGGCGCTGGCGTGCGCGGGCGCCTCGCTCGCGGGCCGAGAGGCGCGGCTCGTGACCACGACGCAGGGGCCCGTACGCGGGTACCGCGCTCTGCAGGGAGACCACTTCGAGTTTCATGGCATTCCGTACGCTACTGTGCCTACAGGAGCGCACCGATTTATG GCACCTCTACCCGGACCAGTTTGGCTGCAACCTCTAGAAGCAACAAACAATTATACGATATGTCCCCAATTTAATCGCATACCGCAGACGGAGTTTGTTATAAAAGAAGACTGTTTGATTGCAAATGTTTATGTTCCTGACACTAACGAAAAAAACCTTCCTGTCCTAGTCATAGTACATGGAGGTGCCTACCAAGTTGGGTTCGGTAATATGATGCAGCCACGAGGTTTAatggaaagtaaaaaaattgttgcggTTACATTCAACTATCGTCTAGGAGTTCATGGTTTCCTATGTCTGGGTACAGCGGACGCTCCAGGTAACGCTGGCATGAAAGATCAGGTAGCCCTGCTGCGTtgggtcaaaaaaaatattggcaaATTCGGTGGCAATCCCGATGATGTCACGATGGCTGGCTACAGCGCTGGCAGTTCATCAGTTGATCTTTTATTGGTATCAAAAATGGCTAGAGGTCTATTTAACAAAGTCATTCCCGAGAGTGGTGCCAATGTTGGAGCGTGGAGCGTTCAGATCGATCCACTAGAAAACGCAAAGATGTACGCTAAGGAACTGGGCTTCGAGAATGTAGACGATATTTACGCTTTAGAAGAATTTTACAAGAGCGCTTCCTTGGAGTCTTTGGCTAGCACCGCGTTTCTAGACAGAAAAGATTCCAGCTTTGTCTTTTCTCCGTGCGTGGAACGAAATACCGGGGTTGATATATTTCTCGATGATTCACCAGTGAATATCATAAAGCAGGGTAAATACAAAAAAGTTCCCGTCTTGTACGGATTTTCAAATATGGAAGGCCTTTTCCGTTTAAACTTATTCGAAAGTTGGAAGGATGAAATGAACTCAAATTTCTCTATGTTTTTGCCGATTgatcttgaatttaaaaatacggAACAGAGAGAGGAAGTTGCAAATGTAATAAAGGAATTTTATTTCGGCAGCAAGCCGGTCGGATATGATACGATATTGAGTTATATTGATTATTTCTCTGACGTAATTTTTGCTTACCCGACGCTGCGATCCACGAAGTTGCAAGTGGAGGCAGGAAGCAAATtgatatatttatatgaatattcTTATCCAATTAGTATATTTTCGAGTTTCTTCAAGCCCGACCCTATTCCTGAGTACCTAAAGAATGTTCGCGGAGCGCGGCACGTGGCGCAGACCGACGCCGTGCTGGACTCTGCATTGGCGCCGCCGGAGGACGGCGATCTAACTGAACAATACATTAAGCATAAAAAAGTAATGAAAGAATTGTGGGTGAATTTCGTAACTACCGG TAAGCCGAGTAGCGAGGACGAGAGTGCGAGCAAGCTGGGTGCGTGGGCGCCGGCGGACGCGGAGTGCGCGCCGCACGCGGCGCTCGGCGAGCGGCTGGAGGTGCGCGGGGACCTGCtcggcgcgcgccgccgctTCTGGGAGGACGTGTATGGGCGCCACTACCGCCATCCGCAGCCGCCGCCGACGCCGCCCGCCCGACATACCGAGCTATAG